A window from Centropristis striata isolate RG_2023a ecotype Rhode Island chromosome 2, C.striata_1.0, whole genome shotgun sequence encodes these proteins:
- the rassf10b gene encoding ras association domain-containing protein 10 → MMESEECKISVWVCREEKFVFGLSKRTTCADVVKVLLEDQNSQPGLSAAPGPQTYCIVEKWRGFERILPNKTKMLRLWVAWGEEQRNVKFVLVKSDASLANHGAARSAEARVVLSKQSPCVTKGTTRAPMGGIPPEKQRRIVRKAFRKLEKINKKKAQKDASSAGKMETLVHLVISQDHTIRQQVQRITELDADIERCEAKVHFDRIKRHGVNYVQDTYLVDAAAAVASSQEGDKVSAETLAKFEEYVRQCEEVVRLQEELWEQEALIDIYTVQMQEELNQRWMQRRTEELHSRDAERSEGAQDAASENELLLEEERIRTQLDASLYIGLRLNTDLEAIRSDLELTQEICGAREKEMRDLLEKVNSLDIEEGTGSEEGCGRGTDDKMGMMSTLERKSEWVEQARGLSKAHSVNDDDSDTGLSSLHSQDSDSHPVWESLV, encoded by the coding sequence ATGATGGAGTCGGAGGAGTGTAAGATATCGGTGTGGGTCTGCCGGGAGGAGAAGTTCGTCTTCGGCCTGTCGAAGCGCACAACCTGCGCTGATGTTGTCAAAGTTCTCCTGGAGGACCAGAACTCTCAGCCGGGCCTCTCCGCGGCGCCGGGCCCGCAGACTTACTGCATCGTGGAGAAATGGAGAGGCTTCGAGAGGATTTTACCCAACAAAACCAAGATGTTGCGGCTGTGGGTGGCGTggggagaggagcagaggaacGTGAAGTTTGTGTTGGTGAAAAGCGACGCGTCTCTGGCGAACCACGGAGCCGCCCGGAGCGCAGAGGCGCGCGTGGTGCTCAGCAAACAGAGCCCCTGTGTCACCAAGGGGACAACGCGGGCTCCCATGGGGGGCATCCCGCCCGAGAAACAGCGCCGGATCGTCCGGAAAGCGTTCAGAAAGTTGGAGAAGATCAACAAGAAGAAGGCGCAGAAAGACGCGTCCTCTGCGGGGAAGATGGAGACTTTGGTGCATCTTGTGATTTCTCAGGATCACACGATCCGCCAGCAGGTCCAGAGGATTACAGAGCTGGATGCGGACATAGAAAGGTGCGAAGCAAAGGTGCACTTTGACAGAATCAAGAGACACGGGGTCAACTATGTGCAGGACACGTATTTAgtggatgctgctgctgctgtggcgtCCAGCCAGGAGGGAGACAAAGTGTCAGCGGAGACTCTGGCCAAGTTTGAGGAGTACGTCCGGCAGTGTGAGGAGGTGGTGAGGCTGCAAGAGGAGCTGTGGGAGCAGGAGGCCCTGATAGACATTTACACGGTGCAGATGCAAGAGGAGCTGAACCAGCGCTGGATGCAGCGCAGGACGGAGGAGCTGCACAGCAGAGACGCGGAGCGCAGCGAGGGCGCGCAGGACGCAGCGTCAGAAAACGAGCTGCTTTTGGAGGAAGAGAGGATCAGAACGCAACTGGATGCGAGTTTATACATCGGGCTGCGCCTCAACACGGATTTAGAAGCTATTAGGAGCGATTTAGAGCTGACCCAGGAGATTTGCGGGGCGAGGGAGAAGGAGATGAGGGATTTGCTGGAGAAAGTGAACTCTCTGGACATAGAGGAAGGGACGGGCAGCGAGGAGGGATGTGGCCGCGGGACAGATGATAAGATGGGGATGATGAGCACTTTGGAGAGGAAGAGCGAGTGGGTGGAGCAGGCCAGAGGTCTGTCCAAAGCCCACAGTGTGAACGACGACGACTCAGACACTGGCTTAAGTTCTCTGCACAGCCAGGACTCAGACAGCCACCCAGTGTGGGAGTCACTGGTTTAG